The Xenopus tropicalis strain Nigerian chromosome 7, UCB_Xtro_10.0, whole genome shotgun sequence genome includes a region encoding these proteins:
- the LOC116412109 gene encoding B-cell receptor CD22-like isoform X4, protein MAQTTGKLYAFGGRAAREVYVAISPSPRKQELHRTILLVMKKESCGGDMMERYRHLHRIILMVVLQGGFPGSYSQDWALTLPESIRALRGSCVVIPCTFTLPRGYGDFNMVWYIENHLQPDNKIFSQQNPSDVSEGYRGRTSLVGNEPNSCSLRINDVQENGTYYPYIYGNCLIISECEKVQVTVSDVPSRPGIQIPTDLTEGVCAPIPCSVEHTCPPRPPTLQWNTAGYKLTDRQQSLKDGVWKAESVMEYLPSYRDHGAELECEATYPNGLRSKSLVTLNINYSPKKTVIIISDGKKERKEGDAVNLTCASDANPAANAFTWYNNKRDGTVELREEQGRSITVTVGRGRETFSCTARNPLGTGNSTLSELQVLYKAKNVTIEGKDEVKEGAALELECHFSDYNPPTTQYSYSWYLNGNPVNGETGRILQINNITESHSGNYSCNVQNRAGPSYSPGFAVTVMSAPTGEGLPMSIILGGGAGAVLVILLALGLYLFLRAKKSQKGGESGGWGAETDIQNSQPTESPYTALQTRDTAVYYGIKATEGPYSALQIKDTAVYEEIKPQIPQQNRSK, encoded by the exons atggcccagacaactgggaagTTATATGCCTTTGGGGGCCGAGCTGCTCGGGAGGTATATGTCGCTATTTCTCCGTCCCCCcggaaacaggaattacataggaccattctattggtgat GAAGAAGGAGAGTTGTGGGGGAGACATGATGGAGCGCTACAGGCACTTACACAGGATCATTCTCATGGTTGTTCTTCAAG GGGGGTTCCCAGGTTCGTACAGTCAGGATTGGGCCCTTACCCTCCCTGAATCCATCAGAGCATTGAGAGGATCCTGTGTggtgattccctgcacattcacCCTCCCCAGGGGCTATGGAGACTTCAATATGGTTTGGTACATAGAAAACCATCTTCAGCCTGACAATAAAATATTCAGCCAACAGAATCCCTCTGATGTGAGTGAGGGTTACAGAGGCCGCACTTCCCTGGTCGGCAATGAGCCAAACAGCTGCTCCCTGAGGATTAATGATGTGCAAGAAAATGGCACTTATTATCCCTATATATATGGGAACTGTCTTATCATCAGTGAGTGTGAGAAAGTGCAGGTTACAGTCTCAG ATGTTCCCAGTAGGCCAGGAATACAGATACCCACAGATCTAACTGAGGGGGTATGTGCCCCCATCCCCTGCTCTGTAGAACACACGTGCCCCCCCAGGCCCCCTACTCTACAGTGGAACACAGCTGGGTATAAACTCACTGACAGGCAGCAGAGCCTTAAGGATGGAGTATGGAAAGCTGAGTCTGTAATGGAATATCTCCCCTCCTACCGGGATCATGGGGCTGAACTTGAATGTGAAGCTACGTATCCAAATGGGCTCAGATCCAAAAGCTTGGTCACTTTGAACATAAACT ATTCTCcgaaaaaaacagtaattattaTATCTGATgggaagaaggaaaggaaagaaggTGATGCCGTGAATTTAACCTGTGCCAGTGATGCCAACCCTGCTGCCAATGCCTTTACCTGGTACAACAATAAGAGAGATGGAACTGTAGAGCTGAGGGAGGAGCAGGGGCGGAGCATAACTGTGACTGTGGGGCGGGGCAGAGAGACATTCTCCTGCACTGCAAGGAACCCACTGGGAACTGGGAATTCCACTCTCTCTGAGCTGCAGGTTTTAT ATAAAGCCAAAAATGTCACAATAGAAGGAAAAGATGaagtgaaggaaggagcagcccTGGAGCTTGAATGCCATTTCTCAGACTATAACCCACCAACAACTCAGTACAGCTACAGCTGGTATCTAAATGGGAATCCTGTGAATGGGGAGACTGGCagaatattacagataaataacATTACAGAGTCCCATTCTGGCAACTACAGCTGCAATGTGCAGAACCGAGCGGGACCTTCCTATTCCCCAGGCTTTGCTGTCACAGTCATGT CTGCACCGACAGGAGAGGGACTGCCCATGAGCATTATACTCGGGGGCGGAGCTGGTGCTGTATTGGTCATACTATTGGCTCTAGGCCTTTATTTATTCCTTAG AGCCAAAAAGTCACAGAAAGGGGGAGAGTCAGGAGGCTGGGGAGCGGAGACTGATATTCAG AATTCCCAGCCCACTGAGAGTCCCTACACTGCCCTACAGACAAGAGACACGGCCGTGTATTATGGAATCAAG GCCACTGAGGGTCCCTACTCTGCCCTACAGATAAAAGACACGGCCGTGTATGAAGAAATCAAG
- the LOC116412109 gene encoding B-cell receptor CD22-like isoform X5 — protein sequence MAQTTGKLYAFGGRAAREVYVAISPSPRKQELHRTILLVMKKESCGGDMMERYRHLHRIILMVVLQGGFPGSYSQDWALTLPESIRALRGSCVVIPCTFTLPRGYGDFNMVWYIENHLQPDNKIFSQQNPSDVSEGYRGRTSLVGNEPNSCSLRINDVQENGTYYPYIYGNCLIISECEKVQVTVSDVPSRPGIQIPTDLTEGVCAPIPCSVEHTCPPRPPTLQWNTAGYKLTDRQQSLKDGVWKAESVMEYLPSYRDHGAELECEATYPNGLRSKSLVTLNINYSPKKTVIIISDGKKERKEGDAVNLTCASDANPAANAFTWYNNKRDGTVELREEQGRSITVTVGRGRETFSCTARNPLGTGNSTLSELQVLYKAKNVTIEGKDEVKEGAALELECHFSDYNPPTTQYSYSWYLNGNPVNGETGRILQINNITESHSGNYSCNVQNRAGPSYSPGFAVTVMSAPTGEGLPMSIILGGGAGAVLVILLALGLYLFLRAKKSQKGGESGGWGAETDIQNSQPTESPYTALQTRDTAVYYGIKATEGPYSALQIKDTAVYEEIKPQIHQQNRSK from the exons atggcccagacaactgggaagTTATATGCCTTTGGGGGCCGAGCTGCTCGGGAGGTATATGTCGCTATTTCTCCGTCCCCCcggaaacaggaattacataggaccattctattggtgat GAAGAAGGAGAGTTGTGGGGGAGACATGATGGAGCGCTACAGGCACTTACACAGGATCATTCTCATGGTTGTTCTTCAAG GGGGGTTCCCAGGTTCGTACAGTCAGGATTGGGCCCTTACCCTCCCTGAATCCATCAGAGCATTGAGAGGATCCTGTGTggtgattccctgcacattcacCCTCCCCAGGGGCTATGGAGACTTCAATATGGTTTGGTACATAGAAAACCATCTTCAGCCTGACAATAAAATATTCAGCCAACAGAATCCCTCTGATGTGAGTGAGGGTTACAGAGGCCGCACTTCCCTGGTCGGCAATGAGCCAAACAGCTGCTCCCTGAGGATTAATGATGTGCAAGAAAATGGCACTTATTATCCCTATATATATGGGAACTGTCTTATCATCAGTGAGTGTGAGAAAGTGCAGGTTACAGTCTCAG ATGTTCCCAGTAGGCCAGGAATACAGATACCCACAGATCTAACTGAGGGGGTATGTGCCCCCATCCCCTGCTCTGTAGAACACACGTGCCCCCCCAGGCCCCCTACTCTACAGTGGAACACAGCTGGGTATAAACTCACTGACAGGCAGCAGAGCCTTAAGGATGGAGTATGGAAAGCTGAGTCTGTAATGGAATATCTCCCCTCCTACCGGGATCATGGGGCTGAACTTGAATGTGAAGCTACGTATCCAAATGGGCTCAGATCCAAAAGCTTGGTCACTTTGAACATAAACT ATTCTCcgaaaaaaacagtaattattaTATCTGATgggaagaaggaaaggaaagaaggTGATGCCGTGAATTTAACCTGTGCCAGTGATGCCAACCCTGCTGCCAATGCCTTTACCTGGTACAACAATAAGAGAGATGGAACTGTAGAGCTGAGGGAGGAGCAGGGGCGGAGCATAACTGTGACTGTGGGGCGGGGCAGAGAGACATTCTCCTGCACTGCAAGGAACCCACTGGGAACTGGGAATTCCACTCTCTCTGAGCTGCAGGTTTTAT ATAAAGCCAAAAATGTCACAATAGAAGGAAAAGATGaagtgaaggaaggagcagcccTGGAGCTTGAATGCCATTTCTCAGACTATAACCCACCAACAACTCAGTACAGCTACAGCTGGTATCTAAATGGGAATCCTGTGAATGGGGAGACTGGCagaatattacagataaataacATTACAGAGTCCCATTCTGGCAACTACAGCTGCAATGTGCAGAACCGAGCGGGACCTTCCTATTCCCCAGGCTTTGCTGTCACAGTCATGT CTGCACCGACAGGAGAGGGACTGCCCATGAGCATTATACTCGGGGGCGGAGCTGGTGCTGTATTGGTCATACTATTGGCTCTAGGCCTTTATTTATTCCTTAG AGCCAAAAAGTCACAGAAAGGGGGAGAGTCAGGAGGCTGGGGAGCGGAGACTGATATTCAG AATTCCCAGCCCACTGAGAGTCCCTACACTGCCCTACAGACAAGAGACACGGCCGTGTATTATGGAATCAAG GCCACTGAGGGTCCCTACTCTGCCCTACAGATAAAAGACACGGCCGTGTATGAAGAAATCAAG